The Salvelinus sp. IW2-2015 unplaced genomic scaffold, ASM291031v2 Un_scaffold1998, whole genome shotgun sequence DNA segment CctctgtgttttaataaaatcaactatacgCATTgcgcttgtctgatgctttaagcacactgtttgatgaaataagacacacaggactcaagagggagccagaaatctagataaccagaagaaaataaaaaactgtacCCCACCAGACCTTCCACTGCTGATGCCTTCGCAGATTCTGCCGTTATGCTCACAAAGTTTGCCGGTAACAGACTACACCAAGGGTCTGCACCCTGTTTCTTGTCAAGTGATAATTTATCTTAACATCTACTGATCTGCGTTCTGGTTTTCATTTgaatggaacagtttaatttcaagaaacttgaaacattgtataaaatattctgtgcCCTAAGAGTTTCCTGCACCACTGAGCTCCGGACAGACACAGGCTTTTTTGCAAAAGGGATAAGAAGTCATCTATTTCATGACATTTCTACTGGATCAAAGCATAACATTTTTCCCCTTTCACTCCAAGTGGTtatcgaaagagagagagctagatctttttttcaaataggctattgtcattctcaatggatgtaaaaacagactttacttgctgtttgaggtgaaaaatgttactttgagaagctccacagctcattagtggtggtgagttaagccaatcagaaatactatcagatccccaaatgggcacatttacaTGCCTACATTTAAACGCAGGTCAGGTAGCCTATAGACACTTCTATGCACAATCAGGTGTGTCCTTACTCAACACTGACAGGAGCACTCAAAACAAAATAATgattaaattgacaaaactcgcaaatggaatgaaataaaccaaaatgtGTTTCTCACAACTGTAGCATAGGTTGTgtaaacaacgtgtccactcagACAATGGTAAAAGACtgttataataatatattgaatacatcaacagaacaaacattgtagatgagaaattatggtaaacaacgtgtaagatcacacaagtcatgtaacgttagctaacgagccagccagctaacgttagctagttaattaaacaacaatgaacatcgtgccaaatcatgtcgttactaccctgcatgaatttgCTGAGAGCTaatcaaccaggttcaatgttagctagctaacattaggctctgactagcaaagcaaacggttatgggatacgaataataacgtcatacacttaacgtcagctagggagccagccagccaacgttagctagctagctaacagtacactttagcttgaaatgaaaccactttgtcaaaattagaaaaatgtaatatctgaaaatgtagctgtCACGGATGTCattgttgcccttagtttgaagatgtaatcttcaaactaagggcaactacacctgcttctacacctgcattgcttgctgtttggtgttttaggctgggtttctgtaaagcactttgagatatcagctgatgtaagcagGGCTATATaaagacatttgatttgattaatccagagacaggtgttttctccatctctttatctatcagactctaattccactgatttaaaaactcagtcctccagaaagtggagatcaacacttatgcagctccactacacgatacattttttttaaagcggcattcgacaggattaccaacacagactgaccagctgaaatagacagaagcctCTAAATGGCAGGCCAATCCGAACTCAtgtctcggcatgtccagcccactcattacctcagccaatcatggctagtgggaaggttgctgactttttctgtggcttaacaaggcttgtaatttaacaaatgtattcgtatttacagatggcatacaagtttgttattaaggcacatgaaagttcacatgttccagaaagcctttttgtaaaaaacaaataagaaaaaaaaatatctctCCTGTGAAattgtgacttgcgacatacagtgagggaaaaaagtatttgatcccctgctgattttgtacgtttgcccactgacaaagaaattatcagtctataattttaatggtaggtttatttgaacagtgagagacagaataacaacaaaaatatccagaaaaatgcatgtcaaaaatgttataaattgatttgcattttaatgagggaaataagtatttgaccccttctcaatcaaaaagatttctggctcccaggtgtctttcatacaggtaaggaacggagattaggagcacactcttaaagggagtgctcctaatctcagtttcttacctgtataaaagatacctgtccacagaagcaatcaatcaatcagattccaaactctccaccatggccaagaccaaagagctctccaaggatgtcagggacaagattgtagacctacacaaggctggaatgggctacaagaccatcgccaagcagcttggtgagaaggtgacaacagtttctgtgattattcgcaaatggaagaaacacaaaagaactgtcaatctccctcagcctggggctccatgcaagatctcacctcgtggagttgcaatgatcatgagaacggtgaggaatcagcccagaactacacaggaggatcttgtcaatgatctcaaggcagctgggaccatagtcataaagctgtctcttatacacatctagatgtgtataagagacagaacgtgttgtggtcagatgagaccaaaatggagttctttggcatcaacccaacttgccgtgtttggaggaggaggaatgctgcctatgaccccaagaaaccatccccaccgtcaaacatggaggtggaaacattatgctttgggggtgttttcctgctaaagggacaggacaacttcaccgcatcaaagggacgatggacggggccatgtaccgtcaaatcttgggtgaaaacctccttccctcagccagggtattgaaaatgggtcgtggatgggtattccagcatgacaatgacccaaaacacacggccaaggcaacaaaggagtggctcaagaagaagcagattaaggtcctggagtggccctgtctcttatacacatctagatgtgtataagagacaggtcctggagtggcctagccagtctccagaccttaatcccatagaaaatctgtggagggagctgaaggttcgagttgccaaacgtcagcctcgaaaccttaatgacttgaaaaagatctgcaaagaggagtgggacaaaatccctcctgagatgtgtgcaaacctggtggccaactacaagaaacgtctgacctctgtgattgccaacaagggttttgccaccaagtactaagtcatgttttgcagaggggtcaaatacttatttccctcattaaaatgcaaatcaattcataacatttttgacatgcgtttttctggatttttttgttgatattctgtctctcactgttcaaataaacctaccattaaaattatagactgatcatttctttgtcagtgggcaaacgtacaaaatcagcaggggatcaaatacttttttccctcactgtacgcctggtttcctgaaacgggtcacaaattttcttaacaagtcacataataagttgcatggacttaatgtttaacatgatttgtttaatgactacctcatctctgagcagtgaatttcaaacagattcaacaacagagaccagtgaagttttccaatgcctcacaaagaagggcacctattggtagatgggtaaaacatgtAAAAGAAGACATTGAACATCCCCTtgaccatggtgaagttattaactacactttggatggaGAATCATTACACCCAGtccctacaaagatacaggcatccttacTAACgcagtttccggagaggaaggaaatcgcgcATTAACCCAGTCCAGCTGGTAatgtctccaccttctagatggtagcggggtgaacaggccgtggctcgggtggctgaggtccccaaatgctgccaccaccatacttcaccgtagggatggtgccaggtttcctccatacgtgacacttggcattcaggccaaagagttcaatcttggtttcatcagaccagagaatcttgtttctcatagtctgagagtcctttaggtgccttttggcaaactccaagcgggctgtcatgtgccttttactgaggagtggctgccaactaccataaagacctgattggtggagtgctgcagagatggttgtccttctggaaggttctcccatctccacagaggacctctgaagctctgtcagagtgaccatcagattcttggtcacctgcctgaccaaagcacttctgccccgattgctcaggttggccCGGAagacagctctagaaagagtcttggtggttccaaacttcttccatttaagaatgatggagaacactgtgttcttggggaccttcaatgctgcagaaatgttttggtacccttccccagagctgtgccaacagaatcctgtctcggtgctctacggacaattccttcaacctcatggcttggtttttgctctgacatgcactgtcaactgtaggacttttatatagacaggagtgtgcctttccaaatcatgtccaatcaattgaattaaccacaggtgtacgccaatcaagttgtagaatgatctcaaggatgatcaatggaagcaggatgcacctgagctcaatttcaagtctcatagcaaatgatctgaaaacgaatgtaaataaggtatctgtttttaattttaaatacatttggtaAAATTTCTAAagccctgttttcactttgtcatcatggggtattgtcacgttctgaccatagttcttgtgtgttttacttgttttagtgttggtcaggatgtgagctgggtgggcattctatgttgtgtgtctagtttgtctgtttctatgtttggcctaatatggttctcaatcagaggcaggtgttttgtgttgtctctgattgggaatcatatttaggtggcttgtttggtgttggggtttgtgggtggttgtcttctgtctttgtgttccgcaccagataggactgtctcggttttcacgtttgttattttgttattttgtatagtgttcatgttatcgtctctttgtttattaaacatgtagccatctagccgcgctgcattttggtcctctccttcaccaacggaagaaaaccgttacaggtattgtgatgtcatcatggagtattgtgatgtcatcatggggtgtgtagattgatgaggacatttttttatttaatccattttagaataaggctgtaatgtaacaaaaatgtggaacaagtcaaggggtctgaatagtttccgaaggaactgtatattgacaatccatgtctcaattgtctcaagacttaaaaatcattctttaacctgactccttcccttcatctacactgattgaagtggatttaacaagtgacatcaataagggatcatagcttccaccttgattcacctggtcagtatgtcaaagagcaggtgttcctaatgttttgtacactcagtgtatagccaATATTATAACATGTGAAAagtctctattcttttgaaatTTCTGCGAGTGTaacatttactgttaatttatttaacttttgtttattatcagaaattatctatttcacttggcaatgtaaacatgtttattttttattttatttaacctttatttatctaggtaagtcagttaagaacaaattcttatttacaatgacggctaatcccggccaaacccggatgtcGTTGGGCCAATtgatgccctatgggactcccaataacgggcagttgtgatacagcctggaatcgaaccagggtctgtagtgacgcctctagcactgagatgcagtgtcttagaccgctgcgccactcaggagtttCCCATTCCCCCAAAAACCCTTTGAATtgaactgagacagagagagagacagagaccttgTAGATGTTAGGCTGAGCGCTGCTGGTCTCTGAGCCTGCTGAGGGGTTCTCAGTGTGAGATACTTTCTGCTTCTGTTCCTCTCCACAGCTGGAGGAGGCTACAGGGGGGACGGTAGTGGCCTCCCCACGCTCCCCCTCCGCCTTGGGCTGCTTCAGGGGAAGGTCCATACGGAAAGTGATGACGCATGAGGTGCAGTATTCCTCAAACCCATACAGGTACCTGAGGAGGAACCCAACACAACCCATCAACAACCACAAATAAGCTGTCAAAATCAAAACTGTGACTCCTATACCGTCTGGAATGATTGGATTCCTTGATAAGGAGCAAGAAAATACTGTATCAAATAATAGACATACAGGCTTCAATCTGTAGAAAGCCTTTGTTGAACTGAAATTGGTACTTCATGCAGGTAAAACCAGGTACATGTTATGTTCCCAGATCACGTAAAAACAGtatctgatgatttatgcatATGTGTATTGGATAGTGCCCTCATTGATCGTGTCCACActtataaatatctgggcatctggattgaCGAAAAGCTATCTTTCAAAAAGCATATAGATGAGTTAAGAAATTAAGAATTAAaatagtattccatagtaacaggTCCTGCCTTTCGTTAAACATCAGAAAACAAAATCACTAAAATATGCTTCTTCTATAGTAACAGGTCCCGTGTTTCGTTAAATAGCATAAAACAAATCACTCAGTCAACATTCATTCTGATTACTGACTATGGCGATGTCGTCTATATGACTATGTCGATATTGTTTATATAAAATGCAGCAGCCACTATTGGAACCACTGGGACACAAAATGGCGCATAACACTTTATTATGGATGGTTCAgtacacaacaggtgtaaatgtTGTTGATTGTAGGTGTTTATTATGTTATATAGGTCATCTTTATAGATAACAATTTGTCCTTTATTGACTTACCCGTATAACGTAATttatgtcagagcagctcatagattactgcacctgtacatagcccatctataatttagcccaaacaactacctctttacctactgtatttatttatttattttgctcctttgcaccccattatttctatctctactttttctatctctactctttttttttttacttgctatattgtatttacttcgccaccatggcctttttatatttttatttatttatatatatattttgtttgccttcacctcccttatctcacctcacttgctcatattgtatatatacttatttttcactgtattattgactgtatgtttgttttactccatgtgtaactatgtgttgttgtatgtgtcgaactgctttgctttatcttggccaggtcgcaattgtaaatgagaacgtgttctcaatttgcctacctggttaaataaaggtgaaataaataaataaaaaatatatatacacacacacacagttgaagtcggaagttcatatacacgttagccaaatacatttcaactccgtttttcacaattcctgacatttaatcctagaaaaaattccctgtcttaggtcagttaggataaccactttattttaagaatgtgaaatgtcagaataatagtagagagaaatatgtatttcagcttgtatttctttcatcacattcccagtgggtcagaagtttacatacactcaattggtagcattgcctttaaattgtttaacttgggtcaaacgtttcgggtagccttccacaagcttcccacaataagttgggtgaattcatttttttttttttaccctgtttCGAGACAAGTACATGATAATAGTATATGCAatgacaagattaaatcaataaTTGTctaatgggtgacaatattagcctatcacttgatatattatcacttgtgaatgatgcaaaGCATAAGGCAAGAAATAAtgcctttttttgcaactttttcgaatcatagtcgcacacctcatgcaGCCTTGCCcaaaggcctatatgttttgataaggtttgtatcacaactgaagtGGCCAAATGAATCTGATTTACAAGGTGTGTCTAATTGGCATACATTACAGGGACATACgatgcattcaggaagtattcagagctcttgactttttccacatttatttacgttacagccttattctaaaatggattaaattcatttttccttcatcgatctacacacaatagcccataatgacaaagtgaaaacagttttttagaaaaaaactgaaatctcttatttacagttgaagtcggaagtttacatacacttaggttggagtcattaaaactcctttttcaaccactccacaaatttcttgttaacaaactatagttctggcaagtcggttagaacatctactctgtgcataacacaagtaattttcccagcaattgttacaggcagattatttcacttataattcactgtatcacaattccagtgggtcagaagtttacatacagtaagttgactgtgatttaaacagcttggaaaattccagaaaatgatgtcatggctttagaagcttctgataggctaattgacatcattggagtcaattggaggtgtaactgtggatgtatttcaaggcctacctttaaactcagtgcctctttgcttgacatcatgggaaaatcaaaagaaatcagccaagacctcagaaaaagaattgtagacctccacaagtctggttcatccttgggagcaatttccaaatgcctgaaggtacaacgttcatctgtacaaacaatagtatgcaagtataaacactatggaaccacgcagccatcataccgctcaggaaggagacgcgttctgtctccttgagattaatgtactttggtgcgaaaagtgcaaatcaatcccagaacaacagcaatggaccttgtgaagatgctgaaggaaacaggtacaaaagtatctatatccacagtaaaacgagtcctatatcgacatgacctgaaaggccgctcagcaagggagaagccatcacaaagtcctgacctcaatcctatagaacatttgtgggcagaactgaaaaagcgtgtgcgagcaaggaggcctacaaacctgactcagttacaccagctctgtcaggaggaatgggccaaaattcactcaacttattgtgggacgcttgtggaaggctacccgaaacatttgacccaagttaaacaatttaaaggcaatgctaccaaatactaattgagtgtatgtaaacttctgacccactgggaatgtgttgaaagaaataaaagctgaaataaatatttctctctactattattctgacatttcacattcttaaaataaagtggttatcctaactgacctaagacagggaatttttactaggattaaatgtcaggaattgtgaagaactgagtttaaatatatttggctaaggtgtatgtaaacttccgacttcaaatgtacataagtattcagaccctttgatatgagactcgaaattgagctcaggtgcatcttgtttccattgatcatccttgagatgtttccacaacacctgtggtaaatgaaattgattggacatgatttgggagggcacacacctgtctatataaggtcccacagttgacagttcagacTTTGCTGCGTTCATACCCTGCACCAACCAACCAGATTCAATGTAAACTatttaacattaggctataactaccaaagaaaatggctcagatgaaaataatattttatataatacttttatttcttacttttttttaaggtattttcttaaaacttgtTGGTAAGGGGCtcgtaaggtctgcacctgttgtattcaacgcaatatttattcatttatttgaccaggtaggccagttgggaacaagttctcatttacaactgcgacgtggccaagataaagcgaagcagtgcgacaaaaacaacaacacagagttacacatggagtaaacaaacatacagtcaataatacagtagaaaaatctatatacagtgtgtgcaaatgtagaaagattagggaggtaaggcaataaataggccaaagaggcgaaataattacaatttagcattaacactggagtgatagatgtgcagatgatgatgtgcaagtagagatactggggtgcaaaagagaaagaagataaataacaatatggggatgaggtagatgggtgggctatttacagattgtctgtgtacaggtgcagtgatcggtaagctgctctgatgcttaaagttggagagagatataagactccagcttcagtgatttttgcaattctttccagtcattggcagcagagaactggaaggaaaggcggccaaagtaagtgttggctttggggatgaccagtgaaatatacctgctggagcgcgtgctacaggtgggtgttgctatggtgaccagtgagctgagataaggtgtggctttacctagcaaatacttatagatgacctggagccagtgggtttggcgacgaatatgtagcgagggccagccaacatgcaggtcgcagtggtaggtagtatatgcggtattggtgacaaaacggatggcactgtgatagactacatccaatttgctgagtagagtgttggaggctattttgtaaatgacatcgccgaagtcaaggatcggcaggatagtcagtttacgagggtatggttggcagcatgagtgaaggaggctttgttgcgaaataggaagccgattctagatttcattttggattggagatgcttaatgtgagtctggaaggagagtttacagtctaaccagacacctaggtatttgtagttgtccatatattctaagtcagaaccgtccagagtagtgatgctagtcggtcgggcgggtgcgggcagcaatcggttgaagagcatgcatttagttttactagcatttaagagcagttggaggccacggaaggagtgttgtattgcattgaagcttgtttggaggttagttaatacagtgtccaaagaagggccagatgtatacagaatggtgtcgtctgcgtagaggtggatcagagaatcaccagcagcaagagcaacatcatagatcgacacagagaaaagagtgggcccgagaattgaactctgtggcacccccatagagactgccagaggtccggacaacaggccctccgatttgacacactgaactctatctgagaagtagttggtgaaccaggcgaggcaatcatttgagaaaccaaggctattgaatctgccgataagaatgcagtgattgacagagtcgaaagccttggccaggtcgatgaagacggcagcacagtactgtcttttatcgatcacggttatgatatcgtttaggaccttgagcttggctgaggtgcacccatgaccagcttggaaaccagattgcatagtggagaaggtacggtgggattcgaaatggtcggtgatctatttgttaacttagctttcgaagattttagaaaggaaggccaggatggatataggtctataacactttgggtctagagtgtctcccctttgaagagggggatgaccgcggcagctttccaatcttcggGGATcacagatgatacgaaagaggttgaacaggctagtaataggggttgcacaggctagtaataggggttgaacaggctggtaataggggttgaacaggctggtaataggggttgcaacaatttcggctgatagtgttagaaagagagggtccagattgtctagcacggctgatttgtaggggtccagattttgcagctctttcagaacatcagctgtctgaatttgggtgaaggagaagcgaggggggggcttgggcaagttgctgcagggggtgcagagctgtagGCCAagttaggggtagccaggtgaaaagcatggccagccgtagaaaaatgcttattgaaattctccaatatcgtagatttatcggtggtgacagtgtttcctagcctcagtgcagtgggcaactcACTGCAGTGGGCAATCTTacctgtatacagtggggcaaaaaagtatttagtcagccaccaattgtgcaagttctcacacttaaaaagatgagaggcctgtaatttgcatcataggtacacttcaactatgacagacaaaatgagagaaaaaaaatccagaaaatcacattgtaggattttttatgaatttatttgcaaattatggtggaaaataagtatttggtcaataa contains these protein-coding regions:
- the LOC112072671 gene encoding AT-rich interactive domain-containing protein 4B-like — translated: MYYGALDEALEFVHQAAVPSSWRTEVKDESSSSEEDDDDEEEQEEDTSAEEEGELGYGTPINKKPVLGYRNLDLFKLYRLVQKLGGFHDIDSGSVWKTVYQALGIPVLNSAAGYNVKCAYRKYLYGFEEYCTSCVITFRMDLPLKQPKAEGERGEATTVPPVASSSCGEEQKQKVSHTENPSAGSETSSAQPNIYKVSVSLSVSVQFKGFLGEWETPEWRSGLRHCISVLEASLQTLVRFQAVSQLPVIGSPIGHQLAQRHPGLAGISRHCK